A single region of the Verrucomicrobiia bacterium genome encodes:
- the iscX gene encoding Fe-S cluster assembly protein IscX, translating into MKLTWKDHEEIAWALIDKFPDLDPLKLSFPKLHRMVLELEGFEDAPDASNEKILENIQMAWYEEKK; encoded by the coding sequence ATGAAACTGACCTGGAAGGACCACGAGGAAATCGCCTGGGCCCTAATCGACAAGTTCCCGGATCTGGACCCGTTGAAGCTGAGTTTCCCGAAGCTCCACCGGATGGTGCTGGAATTGGAAGGATTCGAGGATGCGCCCGATGCCTCGAACGAGAAGATCCTGGAGAACATCCAGATGGCCTGGTACGAGGAGAAGAAGTAG
- a CDS encoding RidA family protein translates to MKQIIRPARAAAPVGPYHHAVRAGDLLFCSGQIPLDPATGQLVEGGIRAQTERVLENIKLILDDQGLSFGHVVKCTVFLTDLADFAAMNEVYGRYFTGDYPARSTLQVAALPRGAAVEIEVVATYTL, encoded by the coding sequence ATGAAGCAGATCATTCGACCCGCCCGCGCCGCCGCCCCTGTGGGGCCGTATCACCACGCTGTGCGCGCCGGCGACCTTCTCTTTTGTTCCGGCCAGATCCCGCTGGATCCGGCCACCGGCCAATTGGTCGAGGGCGGCATTCGGGCCCAGACCGAGCGGGTGCTCGAAAACATCAAGCTGATCCTTGACGATCAGGGCCTGAGCTTCGGCCATGTGGTGAAATGCACCGTGTTTCTCACAGACCTGGCTGATTTCGCCGCCATGAACGAGGTGTACGGCCGCTATTTCACCGGGGATTACCCGGCCCGTTCGACCCTCCAGGTGGCGGCATTGCCGCGCGGCGCCGCGGTCGAGATCGAAGTGGTCGCCACGTACACGCTCTGA